Proteins found in one Pyrus communis chromosome 15, drPyrComm1.1, whole genome shotgun sequence genomic segment:
- the LOC137717940 gene encoding uncharacterized protein, whose protein sequence is MAVAAMSYCRPSPFLGKYPPHFHLGKSQPLKAGQASRISALFWGARKSAEPQEIEISLSLGDFTLTAPGSQKEGISGVKPKKISVSVISSISEVSSTEWDACAIDVTGPEKFNPFLTHAFLSSLEESASAVRETGWTPRHVIAKDESESIVGVVPLYLKSHSYGEFVFDHSWADAYYSFGGRYYPKLQSCVPFTPVTGPRILIRNTSFKDQVFDIIVSALKELTAKYRLSSLHITFPSETEWNKLSERGFLQRTGMQYHWKNHNYKNFDEFLMDMKQSKRKNIRQERKKIVQQNLTMKRLRGNEIKARHWDSFYNFYRNTTDNKWGTPYLTREFFHQMGEKMGDQVLLVVAEEGDELVAGALNLIGGDTLFGRLWGSHPRAYYPSLHFEACYYQAIEAAIELNLNTVEAGAQGEHKIQRGYLPVTTYSCHYLVDEGFRKAIENFVGRESTQVELVMKLVHDSGPFKEGIQ, encoded by the exons ATGGCAGTCGCTGCAATGAGCTACTGCAGGCCTTCCCCATTTCTGGGCAAATACCCACCTCATTTTCACTTG GGAAAATCGCAACCCCTGAAAGCTGGTCAGGCATCGAGAATTAGTGCACTATTTTGGGGAGCCAGGAAGTCTGCAGAGCCACAAGAAATAGAGATAAGTCTTTCACTTGGGGATTTCACTTTGACAGCTCCAGGTTCACAGAAAGAG GGAATCTCAGGAGTGAAACCGAAAAAGATATCAGTTTCGGTCATTTCATCAATCTCTGAGGTCTCATCCACTGAGTGGGATGCATGCGCTATCGATGTTACAGGCCCTGAAAAATTTAATCCATTTCTTACTCATGCTTTTCTTTCAAGCTTGGAAGAGTCTGCTTCCGCCGTCAGG GAAACCGGATGGACTCCACGCCATGTCATTGCTAAGGATGAAAGTGAAAGTATTGTAGGTGTTGTTCCGCTCTATCTTAAAAG TCATTCCTATGGTGAATTTGTTTTTGATCATTCTTGGGCTGATGCATATTATAGTTTTGGGGGGAGGTATTATCCAAAATTGCAGTCTTGTGTACCTTTTACTCCAGTAACTGGCCCCAGGATTTTAATTCGTAATACgtcattcaaagatcaagtttTTGACATCATAGTATCCGCTTTGAAGGAGCTGACTGCCAAG TACCGGCTCTCATCACTGCACATTACCTTCCCATCTGAAACGGAGTGGAACAAACTGAGTGAAAGAGGTTTTCTTCAGAGAACTGGAATGCAGTACCATTGGAAAAACCACAACTACAAAAA TTTTGACGAGTTCTTGATGGACATGAAGCaaagtaaaaggaaaaatataCGTCAAGAGCGCAAAAAG ATTGTGCAGCAGAATTTGACTATGAAACGGCTGCGGGGTAATGAAATAAAG GCTAGGCACTGGGATTCGTTCTATAACTTCTACCGGAACACCACTGATAACAA GTGGGGTACTCCATACCTGACCAGGGAGTTTTTTCACCAAATGGGCGAAAAGATGGGAGACCAGGTACTACTTGTTGTTGCTGAAGAAGGGGATGAGCTAGTTGCTGGAGCTCTGAATCTTATAGGAGGAGATACGTTATTTGGACGCCTATGGGGAAGTCATCCAAGAGCTTACTATCCAAGTTTGCATTTTGAAGCATGCTATTACCAG GCAATAGAAGCTGCAATCGAACTTAATCTAAACACAGTAGAGGCAGGAGCTCAGGGCGAACATAAGATTCAGAGAGGTTATCTGCCTGTGACAACCTATAGCTGTCATTACCTGGTGGACGAAGGTTTCAGGAAGGCCATAGAGAACTTTGTAGGGCGTGAATCAACTCAG GTTGAGCTCGTCATGAAACTAGTACATGATTCTGGTCCTTTCAAGGAAGGTATACAATAA
- the LOC137717421 gene encoding NADPH-dependent pterin aldehyde reductase — protein sequence MNVASKGGGGGMAASRIVVITGVSKGLGRALAVEMAKRGHTVIGCSRSQDKLNALQSELSSDKHLFLNADVRSNNSIADLARVVMEKRGIPDIVVNNAGMINDNKKLWEVPVEEFDSVIDTNVKGVANVLRHFIPLMLSRNEGKNPSGIIVNISSGWGRSGAAHVAPYCASKWAVEGLTRSVAREVPSEMAVLALSPGVIHTDMLESCFGESSMKNYPKPDAWAVRAATMILNLTAADNGASLNV from the exons ATGAACGTGGCGAGCAAGGGAGGCGGAGGAGGCATGGCGGCGTCGCGGATCGTAGTCATAACGGGAGTGAGCAAAGGGCTGGGGCGAGCGCTGGCGGTGGAGATGGCGAAGAGGGGCCACACAGTAATCGGCTGCTCCCGTTCCCAAGATAAGCTCAACGCCCTCCAATCCGAGCTCTCCTCCGACAAACACCTCTTCCTCAACGCCGACGTC AGGTCTAATAACAGCATTGCTGATCTGGCGCGAGTTGTTATGGAAAAGAGGGGAATCCCAGATATTGTAGTGAACAATGCAGGCATGATCAACGACAACAAGAAGCTTTGGGAGGTTCCGGTGGAAGAATTTGACAGCGTGATAGATACCAACGTTAAAGGAGTCGCTAACGTGTTGCGCCACTTCATTCCACTGATGCTGTCGCGGAATGAGGGGAAGAACCCATCCGGAATCATAGTAAACATCTCCTCCGGGTGGGGTCGATCGGGTGCAGCGCACGTGGCACCATACTGTGCGTCAAAATGGGCGGTGGAGGGGTTGACCCGATCAGTGGCGAGGGAGGTACCGAGTGAGATGGCGGTTCTTGCGCTCAGCCCGGGTGTGATACACACGGACATGCTTGAGTCGTGTTTTGGGGAGTCTAGTATGAAGAATTATCCGAAACCTGATGCATGGGCCGTCAGGGCTGCTACCATGATTTTGAATCTTACGGCGGCTGACAACGGCGCTTCTCTTAACGTATGA